In one Rugosibacter aromaticivorans genomic region, the following are encoded:
- a CDS encoding VirB4 family type IV secretion/conjugal transfer ATPase, with amino-acid sequence MFDSTAPAGSDAKRKECRLRKFIPYVAHYDESTLLTEDDQLIQIVKLEGLAFQTRDEEDLKRQKRFRNRLIRSIAKSDFGVTVHVVRRRHFEYPEGDFPNRFCAELNAAWQRKHEQNEQYVNEIYLSIIKFPYKSGVVVGAKDRFAYMSHKRQRDKLDYWRRRCAQELHDVTRRVLQSLSAYEPRLLGMYRKHDGWHSDALRFLYYLINWQDTEVRVPRMPIRDYLGKNRPIFGNEAMEVRGWTQSQLGAFLSVKEYPDLTDYDMLDKFLNLPVEMVITQSYHFEDRPTSTKEIEVQQKRLDQSEDKAADQIDDLTDAMSDVASGRVAMGWHHLSVLVKAADNQLSSLDRALVSVEDCFIDLNIQATRETLNLEACFWAQLPGNFQYVARKRRISTANLAGFASLHNFARGRPDGNWWGKAITVLETESKTPYYLNFHVGQGPYSPGHVHVAAPTGTGKSTLINLLLAQVQKINPRIFYFDDKNGGEIFARACGAAVTDVAMGEPSGFNPLSLPDTPVNRAFLSQWLENRVAASGMPLDADERQVIQAAIDGSYRHPASERNLIEIASYFGLARGGSLRSRLATWLPGGKYAGLFDNAHDRFKLDARFCYFNTTRIIQDESALLAVLEYLFHRIDLIMDGEPFIIVLEEGWKLRRSAYFRARIDDWLMTIRKKNGVVIFITPDLKLSHDEQSDSLVKQPVTFLYFACDRADEHDYRKVFGLSQREFELVREWEPEERLALVKHGNDSVVVRTGLDTPDLRRFLPVLSGNEGNLRLMHSIMHELDSEDPEAWLPVFMENAK; translated from the coding sequence TTGTTCGATAGCACTGCACCGGCAGGCAGCGACGCCAAGAGGAAGGAATGTCGGCTGCGGAAATTCATTCCCTATGTTGCCCACTACGACGAAAGCACACTGCTCACTGAAGATGACCAGTTGATCCAGATCGTCAAGCTCGAAGGCCTTGCATTTCAGACCCGTGATGAAGAAGACCTCAAGCGGCAAAAGCGTTTTCGGAATCGGTTGATCCGTTCAATTGCGAAGAGCGATTTCGGCGTGACGGTGCATGTCGTGCGCCGTCGGCACTTCGAATATCCGGAGGGTGATTTCCCGAATCGCTTCTGCGCCGAACTGAATGCTGCCTGGCAGCGCAAGCACGAACAGAACGAGCAGTACGTGAACGAGATTTACCTCTCGATCATCAAGTTCCCCTACAAGTCTGGCGTCGTAGTGGGTGCGAAAGATCGTTTCGCCTATATGAGCCACAAGCGCCAGCGCGACAAATTGGATTACTGGCGCCGTCGCTGCGCGCAAGAACTGCATGATGTCACGCGCCGCGTATTGCAGTCATTGTCTGCTTACGAGCCCCGGCTGCTCGGCATGTACCGGAAACACGATGGCTGGCATTCCGATGCGCTGCGGTTCCTTTACTACCTCATCAACTGGCAGGACACCGAAGTGCGCGTACCGCGCATGCCGATCCGCGACTATCTGGGCAAAAACCGGCCGATATTTGGGAACGAAGCCATGGAAGTGCGCGGCTGGACCCAAAGCCAGCTCGGCGCCTTCCTAAGCGTGAAGGAATATCCCGACCTGACCGATTACGACATGCTGGACAAGTTCCTCAATCTGCCGGTCGAGATGGTCATTACGCAGTCCTACCATTTTGAGGACAGACCAACTTCGACCAAAGAAATAGAGGTACAACAGAAACGTCTCGATCAGTCCGAAGACAAGGCAGCGGATCAAATCGACGATCTGACCGACGCCATGAGCGATGTCGCTTCCGGGCGTGTAGCAATGGGTTGGCATCACCTGTCGGTATTGGTCAAGGCTGCGGACAATCAACTCTCATCACTTGACCGTGCACTGGTTTCCGTTGAGGACTGCTTTATCGATCTCAATATCCAGGCAACACGCGAGACATTGAATCTTGAGGCCTGCTTCTGGGCACAGCTCCCCGGTAACTTCCAATACGTCGCAAGGAAGCGTCGCATATCAACGGCGAACCTGGCCGGTTTTGCCAGCCTGCACAACTTCGCCCGTGGTCGCCCCGATGGCAATTGGTGGGGCAAGGCGATCACTGTGCTGGAAACGGAAAGCAAGACGCCGTACTACCTGAATTTCCATGTCGGTCAAGGACCGTATTCACCTGGACATGTTCATGTCGCGGCTCCTACGGGTACCGGCAAGTCGACGTTGATCAACCTGCTGCTGGCGCAGGTGCAGAAAATCAATCCACGAATTTTCTATTTCGACGACAAGAACGGCGGCGAAATCTTTGCACGGGCATGTGGTGCGGCGGTGACTGATGTCGCCATGGGCGAGCCGAGCGGCTTCAACCCTCTGTCGTTGCCCGATACGCCGGTCAATCGCGCTTTCCTTTCCCAGTGGCTGGAGAACCGGGTTGCCGCGAGTGGCATGCCATTAGATGCTGACGAGCGCCAAGTGATTCAAGCTGCCATCGACGGTAGCTATCGCCATCCCGCATCCGAGCGCAACCTGATCGAAATCGCGAGCTACTTCGGTCTTGCGCGCGGCGGCAGTCTGCGCAGTCGGTTAGCAACGTGGTTGCCGGGTGGCAAGTACGCTGGGCTGTTTGACAACGCCCATGATCGATTCAAGCTCGACGCGCGGTTCTGCTACTTCAATACGACCCGCATTATCCAGGACGAGTCTGCACTACTGGCCGTATTGGAATACCTGTTCCATCGCATCGACCTCATCATGGATGGTGAGCCGTTCATCATCGTGCTGGAGGAAGGCTGGAAGCTCCGCCGCAGTGCCTATTTCCGCGCACGTATCGACGATTGGTTGATGACCATTCGTAAGAAGAATGGCGTAGTCATCTTCATTACCCCTGACCTCAAGCTATCCCACGACGAGCAATCCGACAGCCTGGTCAAACAGCCGGTGACCTTTCTTTATTTCGCCTGTGATCGGGCAGACGAACACGATTACCGCAAGGTCTTCGGCCTGTCGCAGCGTGAATTCGAGTTGGTGCGTGAGTGGGAACCCGAAGAGCGGCTGGCGCTGGTCAAACATGGCAACGACAGCGTCGTCGTGCGTACCGGGCTAGATACCCCAGACCTGCGTCGCTTCCTGCCAGTGCTCTCGGGCAACGAGGGCAACCTGCGCTTGATGCACAGCATCATGCACGAACTCGACAGCGAAGACCCCGAAGCGTGGTTACCTGTTTTTATGGAGAACGCAAAATGA
- a CDS encoding type IV secretion system protein, producing the protein MKILKLRLIWLAAFFWLSGGFGMVGNTYAQWAVIDASNLQQNIAQYGQMVEQVAQLKAQLEQLKSQYAAVTGSYGLGGLMQGETLSAAGIVPGSWQEVVSLQQAGKFKSKMDYYENLMRRVDPALFANDSSRSTGAYKLSYDNTRAAFAVTDATYDSVETHRKNIEQLIQRIDSTQNVKEATDLNNRLVSENAMLQISVARLAAVQNNLNASAANDRVQAQATNAEMLRYDANYQYRTR; encoded by the coding sequence ATGAAAATTCTTAAATTACGTTTGATCTGGCTGGCCGCATTCTTTTGGCTTTCCGGCGGGTTTGGTATGGTGGGCAATACCTACGCCCAATGGGCCGTGATTGATGCCTCAAATCTTCAGCAAAACATTGCGCAGTACGGGCAGATGGTCGAACAGGTCGCCCAGCTCAAAGCCCAATTAGAGCAGTTGAAAAGCCAGTACGCGGCGGTGACCGGTAGCTATGGTCTCGGTGGGCTGATGCAGGGTGAAACACTTTCAGCAGCCGGCATCGTACCGGGTTCATGGCAGGAGGTCGTCAGCCTACAACAGGCCGGCAAATTCAAAAGCAAAATGGATTACTACGAGAACCTCATGAGACGTGTCGATCCTGCGCTGTTTGCGAACGATTCCAGCCGCAGCACTGGCGCCTACAAGCTCAGTTACGACAACACACGCGCTGCCTTCGCCGTGACCGATGCTACCTATGACTCGGTGGAAACGCACCGCAAGAATATCGAGCAGTTGATTCAGCGCATCGACAGCACACAGAACGTCAAGGAAGCCACCGACCTCAACAACCGTCTGGTATCTGAAAACGCCATGTTGCAAATCTCAGTGGCGCGGCTGGCCGCCGTACAAAACAACCTCAACGCCAGCGCGGCAAACGACCGGGTACAGGCCCAGGCGACGAATGCGGAGATGCTGCGCTACGACGCCAACTATCAATACAGGACACGCTAG
- a CDS encoding type IV secretion system protein — translation MLTVTDQVTADFVTRVFGPVANAVSTPLWAAVTLFVALYGYMVMTGQIQHLYQTAFRNILLVGFVTYTALNWDWFGYFYDVFTKSPDMFSSTISLGHTAPSALDELYDRGMVTAFSIWSRSGWDLVMWSLGAAVFVVTLCLIAFAIFLLLLAKLLVAITLGMGPIFVAFCLFDSTRQWFKNWIGSLVTLVIFQLLIYATLGLGYGIYQAVVPEGDLYSASTMNAAQLQGRVLPLLMIFLALLFVLRKADGHAQALIGSMSYVGDATGHVVRSASRALAAAGRRGPRLSMGGRTKT, via the coding sequence GTGCTGACTGTTACCGATCAGGTCACGGCCGACTTTGTGACCCGCGTCTTCGGGCCAGTCGCCAATGCGGTGAGCACGCCGTTGTGGGCCGCTGTCACCTTGTTTGTTGCCCTATACGGATACATGGTGATGACCGGTCAAATCCAGCACCTGTACCAAACGGCTTTCCGCAACATCCTGCTAGTCGGATTCGTCACCTATACCGCTTTGAACTGGGACTGGTTCGGATATTTCTACGATGTTTTTACCAAGAGTCCCGATATGTTCTCCTCGACAATTTCCCTTGGGCACACTGCACCGTCGGCACTGGATGAACTCTATGACCGGGGAATGGTTACGGCATTCTCGATCTGGTCTCGCTCAGGCTGGGATTTGGTGATGTGGAGTTTGGGCGCGGCAGTCTTCGTCGTCACTCTCTGCCTGATTGCGTTCGCCATATTCCTGTTGCTGTTAGCCAAGCTACTTGTTGCCATCACGCTTGGGATGGGGCCGATCTTCGTTGCCTTCTGCCTGTTCGATTCGACCCGGCAATGGTTCAAGAACTGGATCGGCTCTCTGGTGACACTCGTTATCTTTCAACTGCTCATCTACGCGACGCTAGGGCTTGGTTATGGCATTTATCAGGCCGTTGTCCCGGAAGGCGATCTCTACAGCGCCAGTACGATGAACGCGGCGCAGCTCCAAGGACGTGTCCTCCCACTGCTGATGATTTTTCTGGCGCTACTGTTTGTCCTGCGCAAGGCGGATGGTCATGCACAGGCTCTGATCGGCTCCATGAGCTACGTCGGCGATGCCACCGGCCATGTCGTTCGTTCCGCGTCGAGGGCACTAGCCGCCGCTGGTCGGCGTGGACCACGCCTGTCAATGGGCGGACGCACAAAAACCTGA
- a CDS encoding virB8 family protein, with protein MSPIPTMPPTIQADPGAKEWEYLSHGAVVVERNRWFVATLVAGLIAAGAVTAVAMMLPLEKLVPLAVTVDSHTGLVTSVEYGKSVSDLTQKEAIQRSDVARYVTARETYDPQDYATHIKMVRVMSDGNVWQQYEDDNSQYNDASAVKRYGYKVRRRIEVNTALPLPNASNTYQVRFVAIEEFPGSQMLPVEKPYVATVTFRYSERALSNEDRIINPLNFRAIAYRTDQEIANPIASSNKGVSQ; from the coding sequence ATGTCACCGATCCCCACTATGCCGCCCACCATCCAAGCCGATCCCGGCGCAAAGGAATGGGAATACCTCAGTCACGGCGCCGTCGTCGTCGAACGCAACCGCTGGTTCGTTGCAACCTTGGTCGCCGGCCTGATTGCTGCCGGCGCAGTGACCGCCGTTGCCATGATGCTTCCCCTGGAGAAACTGGTCCCACTGGCCGTGACGGTGGACTCGCATACGGGATTGGTCACCTCGGTGGAATACGGCAAAAGCGTTAGCGACTTGACTCAGAAAGAAGCTATCCAGCGCAGTGATGTGGCCCGCTATGTCACGGCACGCGAAACCTACGATCCGCAGGATTACGCGACGCATATCAAGATGGTGCGCGTAATGTCGGACGGCAATGTCTGGCAGCAATACGAAGACGACAACTCCCAATACAACGATGCCAGTGCCGTAAAACGCTACGGCTACAAGGTACGCCGTCGCATCGAGGTCAACACCGCGCTACCGCTGCCGAATGCCAGCAATACCTATCAGGTGCGCTTCGTCGCCATCGAAGAGTTTCCCGGTTCGCAAATGCTGCCGGTAGAAAAGCCCTATGTCGCCACAGTGACCTTCCGCTACAGTGAGCGCGCCTTGAGCAACGAGGATCGCATCATCAATCCGCTCAACTTCCGTGCAATTGCCTACCGCACGGATCAGGAAATCGCTAATCCAATTGCATCCTCGAACAAAGGGGTTTCCCAATGA
- the virB9 gene encoding P-type conjugative transfer protein VirB9, with protein sequence MNKAIALLAAVMISHAAHAERIPQPMATDQRIRQVVYNAAEVYEVTGNYRFTTTIEFEQGETVQYLTLGDTIAWQAHPMGNRVHLKPVEPHAVTNLTVVTDRRTYYFRLTGTTSRSKLDATYLLRFSYGPEGDIAINPAAVRKSSSKQAKDDLATKVKIRNCNYSVSGSNNVKLLRACDDGLFTYLEFAEHTNLPAFFAVDPKGNESVVNYRMEGRYVVIERVGSLYTLRDGNESLCLFNEDKPFQTTNTTVRKSIKFGGKT encoded by the coding sequence ATGAACAAAGCCATCGCCCTTCTAGCGGCAGTGATGATCAGCCACGCCGCGCATGCGGAGCGTATTCCGCAGCCCATGGCAACCGACCAACGGATACGTCAAGTGGTCTATAACGCTGCTGAAGTGTATGAGGTCACCGGTAATTACCGGTTCACCACGACCATTGAATTCGAGCAGGGCGAGACGGTGCAATACCTGACACTGGGCGACACGATTGCTTGGCAGGCGCATCCGATGGGCAATCGTGTCCACCTGAAACCGGTCGAGCCGCATGCAGTAACCAACCTCACTGTCGTGACGGATCGCCGTACCTATTACTTTCGACTCACCGGTACAACATCCAGGTCCAAACTGGATGCGACCTATCTACTGCGCTTCAGCTATGGCCCGGAAGGCGATATCGCCATCAACCCAGCGGCTGTTCGCAAGTCCAGTAGTAAGCAAGCCAAGGATGATCTCGCCACCAAGGTCAAGATTCGCAATTGCAATTACTCGGTCTCCGGTAGTAACAACGTCAAGCTTCTACGTGCCTGCGACGATGGCTTGTTCACCTACCTCGAATTCGCCGAGCACACCAACCTGCCGGCTTTCTTTGCTGTCGATCCCAAAGGTAACGAGTCGGTCGTGAACTATCGGATGGAGGGTAGGTATGTGGTGATCGAACGCGTCGGCAGCCTGTACACCCTGCGCGATGGCAACGAATCCCTGTGCCTGTTCAATGAAGACAAGCCGTTCCAGACCACCAATACGACAGTACGCAAGTCGATCAAGTTTGGGGGCAAGACATGA